AGGAGAAACTTTTCATGAGACCTGATGTCATGAAAGCTTCCTTTGAAACTGATTCACAATTTAGAAACAGCATATTCTCAATCCCACTCAGGTGGACGAATACGTAACACATTCTAAATACTCCTAGTATGCCCTCACTTAGGCATCAGGAAGTAGACCAAGAGACCCCAAATCTAATTCCAGAGAAGTGGAGTGACCCTGGAATGTTGCCCCAAAGTGGGGATCACAAACCAAGCAAAACCCAACAGATAGCCCTTGTCATGGTTTGGAGGGCCCAGTCACCCCCGAACTCCAGAAAACGAGTGTTCTCAGGATGCCACAGTGAGCTAAGGTCCAGTCCCTTCTAGAATAGCCAGGTAACACATCTAGGGAAGATGTCCCCTGCTGTCCCTGAaatcctgggaaatcccatggacagaggagcctgacgggtccATGGTgctgccaaagagttggacatgcagCTGGTTGGGTACCAGACCATCATTAGGGACTGTGCTACCGTAGTGAGCTGAGCAGAAGGCAGAAGAGCCGCAGTGCCTAGTTGTGAGGGTGAGTTCCATACAGGGGAGAGTCGGATGGGGGAGTGGCTTTATGTTGACAAGTGCTTTATGTCCCCTTGCCCCTATTTTGTCTCTAGGGTACAGAACTGGCTATCTACTGTTAGTGAGATAAACTTGCCAAAGTAGACCACATTTACCCCCTTTTTATCCCAAAGAGTATTCACTGGCATATTTCAATATCAGGGATAATTTCATTATCTGCTGTCGTTTAGTCAAAGgataagttgtatccgactctttagtgaccccgtgcactgcagcactccaggcttccctgtcctttgaaatctcccagagtttgctcagactcccttccattgagtctgtgatgctgtccaaccatctcattttctgtcaccctcttctcctcctaccttcaatctttcccagcatcagggtcttttccatcagAGTCTTTTTGGCTCTTTAcctcagggggccaaagtattggagcttcagctttagcatcagtctttccaatgaatactcagggtttatTCCCTTTAGGATCGACTATGGAACTCCTTAGTCAagaggtttgatctcctttcagccaagggactctcaagagtcttctccagcaccataattcaaaagcatcaattcttcgacactcagctttcctcatggTCCACCTCTCACTTTCGTATGTGGCCACTGGAGAAACAAGAGCTTTGActtacagacctttgttggcaaagtgatgtctctactttttagtatgatgtctaggtttatcatagcttttcttccaaggaggaagcatcttttaatttgttggctgcagtcaccatccacaatgatttttatttttatcatcagcCTTTTACAAATTTTATTATCAGTCTTTTGCAATGCTGCCTCCTCCAGGTCTTCAGCCCAGACAACCCTGTGGACTTCGGCAAACACCCTGTagagggaccccttccagggcacTGCTTACCTTAAAGAAATCAGGAGATACTGTCAGTTGCATCAGCTCCTTGGGTTAATTTTATAGTAAATCATAGGGGGGTCTCCTAGAAAATCCAGAGAAATGGGCTTCTATCATTAAAAAAAGCCTTGAAAACTGTGTTGACATAGTAGCAGGTGAAGGTCAATCATAAGAATGTGAACTAGAGGGACAGAAAAATGTGATTCCACTGCAGCTTGAATGTTCCTCTCCTCTTTTACAGGAATTTGAAAGGGAAAAGCATGCCCACAGTATACTCCAGTTTCAGTTTGCTGAAGTGAAAGAGGCCctgaagcaaagagaagaaatgcTTGAGGTGAGTagcttttcatgtgtgtgtgtgtgtgtgtgtgtgtgtgtgtatgtgtgacttGGGAGCATTTTGTCAGTTTACTACCAAAGTTAATCAGTTTTCTTGGACACTGACTTCAGACGAATTCTCTATGCCAGCGTTAAGGAGGCAGCACCTTTTATTTGAGCAGATTCTCTTTCTTTGGTGGTTTTGGGTTTGTTCGAGGACGTGTGGAAGAGAGAATATTGGCCCCCTAAGATGTCCACGTCCCAATCCCTGGAACTGTAAGTCATGTTTCACAGCAAAGAGGACTTTGTAGATGGGATTGAGGACCTTGAGATGGGAGTCGATCCTGTATCATCCAGGTGGGCCCAGTGTGATGCTAAGAGTCCTCGTAAGAGGGAAGCAGAGTCAAAGGCAGATTAGGAGACGTGACCACGGGGTTGAAGGTCAGAGCCATGTGAGGGAGGGGCCCCAAGCCAGACTGTGGGCTCCCCTAGGAGCTTAAAGGAAGCGGGGAATAGATTCTGTCCCCACTCTGCCCCATCCCTGGTCTCCAGAAAAGACCCCAGGCTTGCCCACACCTTGGGGCCACTGCAAGACTTTTGAACTTCCGAGCcctagaactgtaagaaaataaacctGTGTTATTCTAAGCCACTGAATGTGTGGTTATTTGTTGCAGTGACAATAGGAAATTAATAcaggctagattttttttttaacctttttaactTGATTGGAACTTTAGCACCTGTCAGTGAGAATTTCACTCCAGGTTTTCTTCCTACACTGGGAGCTGGGAGCATCCTGAGAACAAACTCAGGATCAGTGAGCAAACCTGGTGCTGGGATCTCTGGGGCACTTGCTGGCTCCGGGGCCGTCCACACTGCAGAGTGCCTTCCTGTCTAACGCTGTGTCTGCTTTCTTTCTATCTGTCCCTATTCTTCAGGAAATCCGACAGCTACAGCAGAAACAGGCGAGTTATATCAGGGAGATTTCTGATCTTCAGGAAACAATAGAgtggaaagacaaaaaaataggGGTAGGACTCCCAAGCCTTTGACATCTGTGCAAGTGGGCAATCTGCCTAGCAAATTGAGCGCTTTCAGATTCTTTGGTTTGCCAAAAAGGCTTGTGTGAGTTTGCATGCGCCACTCCCCCCCTCTCGCCGCCACGTGACACAAAATGAATAAGAGAGAGATTGCACGAACTCACCCAAATGGACATTAACTCCAGATTGGAAATTGACTTTCAGCCAGGGAGGTTCCCACTTTGTCGGCACTGCTGGGCCCCGGCCTGCCTGTAAGCAGCCAGGCGCACAGAGATCAGAGGGGTGAGGACGTGCACCCGGCAGGTCCACGGGGGCTCAGACCTCTTGGAACGCCCTGCCGCCCGGGCTCCTTCTCAGAGGGCTTTGAGGAAGCTGCAAGGTGGCAGGCGCAGTGCCCCTCGAAGCCCCGCCTCAGGTCTCCCCAGGGAGGTGTCAGCGTCTCTctccccaaggagagaggcagTCCACCTGCATTCAGGAGTGCTGGGTGGGCAGAGAGGAGCCCACTTAGCTAAGGAACGGTTCTGCCCTGTGATGCCAGACAGCTTCCAGACCACAGCGACTCACGGCCATCTCTAGACGTTGGAGCAAGGCTCGGCGCCTTTACATTGTGAGGCTGCGCCTTGCTTTCACTCTGACGCACTCACAGACACTTCCCGAGGAttttgtgtgcatgtctgtgtgcgCGCTGTGCTTGCTTCAGGACCACTCTATGCTTATCTGTGACAACAGACACCAAGAAGCAACGTACAAAAATAGTCAGATTGCTATTAAATAAAACAGTTGTCACTGGGGGTTCATAAGCATATCTCCATTTACCCCTCATTGAAATGGGTGCAGTGCTTCTGTTACTTCTCTGACGATGCTGTGAAACCACAGACTGAGCCAGGACAGGATGTGAAAAAGAGAGCATCCTTCAAAATACTGATGTCGTTCAGGGAGCATGCACAGCGACATTTCTTGGCTGGCGTAAACTACATGAAAAGCTTCACACTTGCGCTGCGTTTGTGTCTTTAAGTGTAGTCTGTTGAATGCCTTGCCGATGTCAGCGTTTTCCTTAGTATTCATAGAAGCCTCCTTCCTAGTCCTGCTTCTGAGGTCATCTGCTCACCTGTGcctatcttctctctctctgctctgctaCACACTCAGGCgttagagagacagaaagagttcTTTGATTCCGTGAGGAGTGAACGAGACGATCTTAGAGAAGAAGTAGTCATGCTGAAAGAGGAATTAAAGGTACGAAGCCAaagtatggtttaaaaaaaaaaacaggcaacaGCAGCAGCTCCAAGATCCTCAAGGATGAGTGTGTGTGGATAGTGGTGTTCATTAATTTTATGACGTTGATTTTTGTTCCATTAGTAATGTCAAATCGTGGGTTCACTGACCCCAGAAAGTAAAGTCTGTACATCCTGTGGGGGCATGCCCATTGCCTGTCGGTGTTTACAAGCATATCTGATCTTGAAGGCAATTCTGATTTCCAAGAATTTGTTTTGACAAGCTGTCTAAATGTTTTCTCAAACTCGTTAGTAAATTCTCCAGGACATTACTCCAAGTTAGAGTAGATCTTTgcttcatataaatatatatatatcaaggcTGGACTGTAAGGACCTTTCTGGCTGGACAGTGTATAGGTGTCACTGGTCAGACTgggagatctcatggactgtaggtaGTTCTGTGTCCTGTCTGGGCCACGTCTAGGGGTCTTCTGCTGCCAGCTGGACGCTGAGTGAAATAAACAAGCGGGCAGCAGCGGGGGTCAGAGCTCTGGGTGGACTCTCGGCACCATAGGAGGAGGTGCTGAGTCTAGGGGTTGTGGCCACAGACTGGCTCCTGCATCGCCAACAGAAACATCAATGTCAGCTACTTACAATGAAAGGTCAAGGTCAGAACAGTAAGCCAGCAGGGTCAGAGCTCAGAGTCACAGAAATCCTCCTCACCAGGGTGTGAGTACACATGGAGGGTTGGGGAATTCCTCCAAAGCAGAAGAGAAAGTGCTGTAGACGGCaggagggcgggagggagggggtggttcGGGGTGAAGCGGGTATCCTGGCACTGTGAAGTGCAGCTGAGTTTAAAGTGCTTTGCTATGTGaaagaaagtgtgaaagtcactcggtcgtgtcctactctttgtgaccccatgaacagtccatggaattctccaggccagaatactggagtgggtagcctttcccttctccaggggatcttcccaacccagggatcgaacccaggcctcccacactgcaggcagactctttaccagctgagccacaagggaagctatcAAGTGAGCACAAACTGTATTTCTTTGGAATACAACAGACATTCCAGCCGACTTTCACCCTTCCTTTCAGTCAGAACAcgtacattttctttctttacctctgtgtctccTTTTAAAGAACACAACCGGGGTTTTAGAGGTAAAGACCCTTTTATGGTGATGTGCTTCATGTTCCACTTTCTGGCCGCCTGAAGTTAAAAAGGGATGCCAGATGAAAGCATTTTGTCACCAGTGCATTAAGATGTGGATGGGAACATGTAAGAAAGAAGGGCCCTTGGAGGAAGACTTCCCAGATCTGTGTGTGTTGATAGAATATTTGCAGGGGTGGAGCCTAACAATTCTCTATCTCTGTAGAGTTTTCCTCTGCTTAGGGAAAAGTGAGGTTTCTTACAattactatttataaaatgaagtttaaCTCTGTATCACTTAGTAAGTATTACGATGAGCCTGTTTTTATTCCCAGAAACATGGAATAATACTAAATTCAGAAATAGCTACCAATGGAGAGATGCCAGACACTCTGAACAGCATTGCCTTGCAAACTTCTACAAAAATGACGAAGGAAGAGCTGAATGCCCTCCAGGCGACAGGGGACGGGACCCTCGGTAAGTTCGTGCTTTCCTTTGACCCTCCCATCTTCCGGTCAGCACTGGTCCACCTCCATGCATTGGTAGAGCTGACTTGGTCATCACTGATCGATTAACCATCACCCGGCATGCCCTGCATTCTGTCACTTCATGGGAACTTCCTCACCACACGGTGCCACCACCCATGTGTGTTGTCTGGTGTGTACTTCGGTTCATTGCTCACCACCAAAGGCTTAAGAATatgtttcttttgcttctcaaaGCTACCAGTGAGACTGTGAATACAcggaaaataatctcaaaattcaGTGACAGTGTTGACATTTCTATTAGGGTTTTCCTCAGTTATGTGCCAAATATGGCGTTGTGACTTACTTTGTTACAGAATTGTCAAAAGAGCAGAATAGCAGTGGCTGTACAGTGAGTGAGTTGACTGTGTCTGCAAGCCGATGCTGCGAGTCCCGTGCACCGTTAAGCGTTCTGAGAGCCTGAGGTGCCTGTGGACAGTAGAcggacagggagccctgggtggtggggagatggacagggagccctggggtGTGAGTGTGGTCGGTGTGGACAGCTTTCCTTACAAACAAGAGTCTGAATGTGTCTGCCCATTTGGCAGAGGTGATGTTCCCTTGTATGTCATGTTTTTGCTTCTGAAAGAGTATAAATTGAGGAACCCAATAGATAGTAGGAATATGTTATACAATTTGCAGATACCTGAGCAGATCCACCAGTTAATATTTGTCATAATACTGGGCTTTGGTCAGCATCTGATGGACAGCCTAAAATTGTAGCTGGCAAATAAAGCCTCCCTTGCAACCGGTGATCAGTTGCATTTCAGCTTTTCACAGCGAGGCTGGGACAAGGTCAGGGACCAtggctttcatttccatttggaAGGTTCTCCATGGAAGTGGAGAAAGCTGTAGGCCCAGCTTCCCAGGTCTGCCTTTCCAGAACGTGCTTCATTATCTGATGGCTATTCAAGAACCACAGCTCTTTTCATCATGTTGAAGTTACTGAAAGAAAGTAAATGATGAATGTCCATCCTCTCTTTATGTTCCTACCTGAGCAGCTAGGATTCACCCTGCTGCtcttatacattttataaatccTTGATAACTGCTGTGTAACACATACTTAAAGAACTAGAAACATGCATTTTGTGTATGCACATATTTTTGGATCGTATATAGTAAAGAATTGTGGGAGCTTCCCAATAcgtatgtttatttttcatttctatgtgtaatatttaattaatataaaacagACACAATACCAGAGATTCTTAAGGGATGAAGCAAAGGTGACTGTGAATGGAATCCTGCTTGTCTGTCCATTTTCCCTGGAGACTGCTGGTCCTAAGTCACCAAGCTGTGATTTTCAGTGACATGGCAGCTCCCACACTGGAGTGTTGTTTGTGTTGAGAACCCAAAATGCAATTCTTCATTTCAAAGCAGTAACAGATTCTTTCATTCATAAGTCTTTAATCAGTGAATGGTTTATGTTTGATTAAGTGGTCTCTTGATCAGAGGCATTGGCCTCCTGCTGTAGCCGCCCCCCTGTCCCTCTGGGACAGAACAGGGGTATAAAGGGCACAGGCTGCTTCCCCAGGAAGACAGGGAATAGGGACGGAGGGTGGAGTTCTTTTTACCTCCATGAGCAGTTTCCAAAGTGGCTTCCTTGAGATGGACCTCGAGGCTGAGTTTCTCCAGATGAACTGAGTGTTTCTTTTAAAAGCCATCTGAAGGCTGCTCTTAGAGCCGGGTGACGTGCATGCAATTTGACAGCTGGAAGAGTAGGCGTGGCTCCCTTGTGCATCCAGAAATGAGAACGGGGACCACGAACCTTGAGTCATTCTGAAACCCCTCGTCTTGGACGGCTGGGCTGTCTGATCTGGAGCTCTTCCTTGTTTGTTAGAAGTTCCCCTCTGAGAGCCCGTGCACCCCACATGGCAGCAGCGTGGCGGCAGTGGCCTCCGCTGACCCAGCGTTTGCTCACGCGATGGCCGCTTGCCACACGGAACTGGCAGAGGCTTCTGTCCGCGTGCTTCTCTGATGGCGCTCTCTCTCTCTAGGAGCGGGGttggctggggaagagaacaTGTGTTTACACTGTAATTTGTGTTGTATGGTCAACCACATCATGGGGTCCCTTCAATTTTCTCAATGGTCTTTTAGGAAGAGCCAATGAAGTGGAGGTGAAAAATGAAATGGTGGAGCatgaggggaaaagagaaatcTTGCAGAACTCTGAGCAAAGACAGCACAAAGAGGACCCGGGAGAGGACTGTGTGGACACAGAGGTGTTACATCCTGGTGACAATGCCGAGGACCAGAAAACCTCTGAAGACAGTGCCCCCTCCCCAGGAACATTAGTCAGTTCCGAGAATGAGGAACAGGGTCAAAGCCAAATTCTAGAAAATTCTGCTTCCTTCCCTGCAGACACCCAGCAGGTTGAGTCAAGTGAGGTCATAAACAGTGAACTAGTTGGTGAAATCCCAGATCCTGGGATTGGGCGGGGCAGTGGTAATGCTTTGGATATCGAAAATCAAAGGGAAGAATCTGCtcaagaacaggaaaaaggaaaacaggaagattTGAAGACCACCTTGGGAGAGATGAGCACAAAACCATGTCAGGAGTCTGCTCCTCCGCAGATCTCTGAGGCTGAACAGGAGAGCAGTGCAGACCCTAGCAAGCAGAGTGGGAGCCCCACAAAGGCTGAGCCAGAGGCAGGGCTCACggggctgggggagcagggggGCGGTGCAGCCTCAGGTCCTCTAAGTGGTAGTGATGACCCAGGGAGTCACCATGAAAAATGCCTGGTAGATGCCCCGGAGGGGTCAGACCCCAGCGCAGGGCAGGATGTAGAGAAGGAACTTGCCAACCAGGAGGTAGCTGAGCCCAGGGAGGCCCCAGTTCAGAGCACAGAGGCAGGTGGGGAgaacaaggaggaggaggaggatgaaggaAGGAACTTAAGGGAGGTGAAACCAATTGAGCTAGAGGTCCAAACCAGCCCTTGTTCTCCCAAAGCCGAAAGCAGTCCTCAGGAGGTGACGGACCCAAGGGTGGAAGATGCTGAAAGTGAACCCCTGGATGTGAAAGACCCCAATGAGGAGAATGATCAACAGGGAGAGGCATTGGATTTGTCGCAAAAGaagacgaagagcaagaaaaagaaaaacaagaagaaaaaatcacCGGCACCTGCAGAGATCAAAGATGTTCAGAAAGAGTTAACATTTCAGAACCCAgatttaagtgaagtgaaagaagagCAGGGAAAAATCACTAATGAAGAACCGGTTGTAAATGCCCAAAACGAGGTTAGTAAAACCCCAAAACAGAACAGTGTAGCAGAGGGCAGTGAAAATAGTGATGGTCCAGAAAATCCTGAAGTTGAATTGGATGGAAAGCTTAACCAAGACGATGCTGCTGTAAACACTAAGGCTGATGGAGACACATTGGATTTTGAAGATAATATGATTCAGTCGTCAGGCACTAATAAAGAATTAGACGAATGTGCTGTAAAAGATGAGGCTGAGGAAGATGGCAGGGCTCCCAGTGGTCCTCCAGGTCCAGAAAATATAGAGGTGCCCAGCAGTGCCCTGCTCGAAGATGGAAGTCCTGCAAAGGACACTAACGATGCCTCCCAAACAGAAGGCACAGAAGGGCATGTGATGCCAGAAAGTCTAGATCAGACAGTCAGAGAGTTTTCAGACAGTGTTCATTTAGAAAACGATGGCCTGGCAGCAGCAGATGAGGCGGGGGACTTTAattcagaaagcaaggaagagaaGACAGGTGGGACCGGGAAGGGCAGAAACAAAGAGGACTGCACCATGTCGTAGGTCAGGGCAGGTCCTGGGGAGGGGCCAAGACTGCACAGCAAGTCCGCTGGGAGAGACTCAGAGAATGTTCTAGATCAGTATAGATGCACCGAAGGACAGTCAGCCACCAGGTTATCTACTCCTTCAAGCTATATAGACTGTTACCTGTAGATTTCTATTTCATCATTAAAGTTATCACACTGATGAGAAGGACTCTTCTGTTATCAGAGTAAGTTCTTACGGGGAGCATTCCAGAAGTATCAGGCAGTGATGTGTACTGTTTTGTTTCTGCTTAAAATCAAAATCCAAACATTTAGCTTTTGCTTTAAGCTGATATGAATGTGCGTATTCTTGACCAAATGTATCAGCATCTAACTGAAAGGACCAAATAGTATCCTGAGATTTCCACATTATAATTTAAGTGGTCTCGTTTAAACATATGTGCATTCATATTTGATtttcatatgtataatataacctgtatggtattttatttaaaaagacataaacagCAAAGCAGTGTATAGGTCACTGAGTCATGAGATTTGCACCTTAGGACAATAATTTATCACATGAGGGATAGCAAATAGCTTGCTTGCCTTTACCTCATACAAGTATCTTATCTCAGACCAATACTTTTCCATCTCATTCTTGAGGATACCTGAATTTATTTTGTAGGAGATTTTGACTTTGTGCCAATTATGTACCAAAGTTATTTTATGCAAAGACTTTTTTTGTTCTGAAAGAGATATATGTTGTAATTGCATTTCCTACTGCAGGATTTGGGCAGGGAGAAtcatttctgaaatttatttttttaaccttaaaattaGTTATCTTTGTATTTGTCTAATCATTATTCAGTAGAGCAACACAAAAGGACCCTTGTGCAAACTGCTGAGTCGAGTCTAACAGGATATTTTTAATAGTTGAATCACTTTTGGTTATTTtggtataaatattttcatttgttgtttttcagtatattctTAGTGAAAATTTGTTGTTTTGATCCtcctaaacaaaatatatattttctatatgaagaaacattttaaaataattgtaaagttaaataaaaatcattGTAAAATATTACAAGGGGATGTACAGTATGAATGCTATTGACACTTTATGAGATCACATGACTTCATATTATTGTTACAAGGTATAATTGAAtgcaaaaaagaccaaaaacctcAACAAAACTTGAGGCAAACGGAAGTGTTACTATGTCATTGAAATAAAGacgttttataattttataagccTGTGATTTCACTCTTGTGCTACTTGAATTCTGGTTGTGGCTACATAATGCTATCTTTAATCTACTTTTGTCTGCTTCTGGGTTGCTGATTCCCAGTCAGGGTTCCATAGAGAACTCCTGCTTCATGGCCTTTGCCGATAGCGAATAGCTCCACTCCTGGCATCCACCCTGGGGCCAGTGTTGGACCGTCCTTGAGCAAGATCTTTTCCTCAGAGAATCTCCTGTGATCTGTGGTTCTGATGAAGAGCTCAGTTGAGAAAAGTCTCCATCCCGTGCTTTCGGGTGCTTACAGGTGCTGACATTTAGACTGTTTCAAAGAGGATGATGGGAACTTCAAATAAACACTATTTCTGCATCCTGTCCTAAAGCAGGGGACAATGGAACTGACCAGTTCTGTCCACTTACGCCACGTGCATAGGAAACTAGGAGGCCTGCTAGACCATCAGGCCCAAGGGCCTCCACAGACTTGCAAGTCGGTGTCTCTAACTTTAGCAAAGCTCTGCTCGGACTGGAATACACTCTGTGAAGCAGCCCTCCTTCCTAACTTTCAAGGCCTCTGGGGAAGTGATTCAAGAGCCGAACTCACTCCATGGTGAGCTCATAAAAACCTTTTAAagtctttcctctgtttctcatGTTATTCAACAGCACATTTAAGGGCCTTGCAGTACACTTCCCATCCCTCAGCAGTCTCAGCTGTTCACTCCTGCATTTAATCAATGAACATGTAGATCACCTCCTATATAGAAGGTGCTGGGAGCAAGCACATAGGACCAGCCTCTAGGGGGAGCAGGAGCTGAGAATTGCAAAGGGGAGCAAAAGAGAAGACAAGGATTCTAAAGGGTCAAACGATTCTTGATCATCTAAGAGCCTTCATTATGAACATCAGTGACTCTGCTCCGAGGACGAAATGATATTACTTCACCCAGTAATTAATGTGCAGGTGAAGGCCCCTGAATTACCAAGAAATGGTTGCCTCTGGTGTATTTGGTGTTGGAAGGCATGGGAGTCGtgaattggccaaaaagttcatttgagtttttctataccatcttatggaaaaacccgaatgaactttttgcccAACCTAATATATAAGGCAGTTTGGAAAGATCGCAATGTCAAACGAATCAGACTCAGAAAAGAATAGAAAGGTTACCCGCCAAACACATCCCCAGAGTAACCTGGACCGCTGAGGTTTCACTATAATAAGGACAGAGAAAAACATGGATCACTGATTCTTTAAATCAAAAAGCTGGGATATTTTTCAGCCTCAAACCAGAAC
This portion of the Cervus canadensis isolate Bull #8, Minnesota chromosome 2, ASM1932006v1, whole genome shotgun sequence genome encodes:
- the LRRFIP1 gene encoding leucine-rich repeat flightless-interacting protein 1 isoform X9, which codes for MTNPAAAQNQEIDCLSPEAQRLAEARLAAKRAARAEAREIRMKELERQQKEIYQVQKKYYGLDTKWGDIEQWMEDSERYSHRSRRNTSASDEDERMSVGSRGSLRTNGYDGDLYGSQSLSRRSGRGLSCSDLGLRSRGLAPKPLSAQNGNRPSYLYSAARPAGSNRASVSDESSLGGARRGSACGSQALGGQASELSGHFKSSSRASSRASSARASPVVEERPEKDFTEKGSRSLPGLSAATLASLGGTSSRRGSGDTSISIDTEASIREIKELNELKDQIQDVEGKYMQGLKEMKDSLAEVEEKYKKAMVSNAQLDNEKTNFMYQVDTLKDMLLELEEQLAESRRQYEEKSKEFEREKHAHSILQFQFAEVKEALKQREEMLEEIRQLQQKQASYIREISDLQETIEWKDKKIGALERQKEFFDSVRSERDDLREEVVMLKEELKKHGIILNSEIATNGEMPDTLNSIALQTSTKMTKEELNALQATGDGTLGRANEVEVKNEMVEHEGKREILQNSEQRQHKEDPGEDCVDTEVLHPGDNAEDQKTSEDSAPSPGTLVSSENEEQGQSQILENSASFPADTQQVESSEVINSELVGEIPDPGIGRGSGNALDIENQREESAQEQEKGKQEDLKTTLGEMSTKPCQESAPPQISEAEQESSADPSKQSGSPTKAEPEAGLTGLGEQGGGAASGPLSGSDDPGSHHEKCLVDAPEGSDPSAGQDVEKELANQEVAEPREAPVQSTEAGGENKEEEEDEGRNLREVKPIELEVQTSPCSPKAESSPQEVTDPRVEDAESEPLDVKDPNEENDQQGEALDLSQKKTKSKKKKNKKKKSPAPAEIKDVQKELTFQNPDLSEVKEEQGKITNEEPVVNAQNEVSKTPKQNSVAEGSENSDGPENPEVELDGKLNQDDAAVNTKADGDTLDFEDNMIQSSGTNKELDECAVKDEAEEDGRAPSGPPGPENIEVPSSALLEDGSPAKDTNDASQTEGTEGHVMPESLDQTVREFSDSVHLENDGLAAADEAGDFNSESKEEKTGGTGKGRNKEDCTMS
- the LRRFIP1 gene encoding leucine-rich repeat flightless-interacting protein 1 isoform X7 — translated: MTNPAAAQNQEIDCLSPEAQRLAEARLAAKRAARAEAREIRMKELERQQKEIYQVQKKYYGLDTKWGDIEQWMEDSERYSHRSRRNTSASDEDERMSVGSRGSLRSQPDLEYGGPYAWTNGYDGDLYGSQSLSRRSGRNSSYSGDSRFSTLSSSREDTLPSYLYSAARPAGSNRASVSDESSLGGARRGSACGSQALGGQASELSGHFKSSSRASSRASSARASPVVEERPEKDFTEKGSRSLPGLSAATLASLGGTSSRRGSGDTSISIDTEASIREIKELNELKDQIQDVEGKYMQGLKEMKDSLAEVEEKYKKAMVSNAQLDNEKTNFMYQVDTLKDMLLELEEQLAESRRQYEEKSKEFEREKHAHSILQFQFAEVKEALKQREEMLEEIRQLQQKQASYIREISDLQETIEWKDKKIGALERQKEFFDSVRSERDDLREEVVMLKEELKKHGIILNSEIATNGEMPDTLNSIALQTSTKMTKEELNALQATGDGTLGRANEVEVKNEMVEHEGKREILQNSEQRQHKEDPGEDCVDTEVLHPGDNAEDQKTSEDSAPSPGTLVSSENEEQGQSQILENSASFPADTQQVESSEVINSELVGEIPDPGIGRGSGNALDIENQREESAQEQEKGKQEDLKTTLGEMSTKPCQESAPPQISEAEQESSADPSKQSGSPTKAEPEAGLTGLGEQGGGAASGPLSGSDDPGSHHEKCLVDAPEGSDPSAGQDVEKELANQEVAEPREAPVQSTEAGGENKEEEEDEGRNLREVKPIELEVQTSPCSPKAESSPQEVTDPRVEDAESEPLDVKDPNEENDQQGEALDLSQKKTKSKKKKNKKKKSPAPAEIKDVQKELTFQNPDLSEVKEEQGKITNEEPVVNAQNEVSKTPKQNSVAEGSENSDGPENPEVELDGKLNQDDAAVNTKADGDTLDFEDNMIQSSGTNKELDECAVKDEAEEDGRAPSGPPGPENIEVPSSALLEDGSPAKDTNDASQTEGTEGHVMPESLDQTVREFSDSVHLENDGLAAADEAGDFNSESKEEKTGGTGKGRNKEDCTMS
- the LRRFIP1 gene encoding leucine-rich repeat flightless-interacting protein 1 isoform X10, which codes for MTNPAAAQNQEIDCLSPEAQRLAEARLAAKRAARAEAREIRMKELERQQKEIYQVQKKYYGLDTKWGDIEQWMEDSERYSHRSRRNTSASDEDERMSVGSRGSLRSQPDLEYGGPYAWTNGYDGDLYGSQSLSRRSGRGLSCSDLGLRSRGLAPKPLSAQNGNRASVSDESSLGGARRGSACGSQALGGQASELSGHFKSSSRASSRASSARASPVVEERPEKDFTEKGSRSLPGLSAATLASLGGTSSRRGSGDTSISIDTEASIREIKELNELKDQIQDVEGKYMQGLKEMKDSLAEVEEKYKKAMVSNAQLDNEKTNFMYQVDTLKDMLLELEEQLAESRRQYEEKSKEFEREKHAHSILQFQFAEVKEALKQREEMLEEIRQLQQKQASYIREISDLQETIEWKDKKIGALERQKEFFDSVRSERDDLREEVVMLKEELKKHGIILNSEIATNGEMPDTLNSIALQTSTKMTKEELNALQATGDGTLGRANEVEVKNEMVEHEGKREILQNSEQRQHKEDPGEDCVDTEVLHPGDNAEDQKTSEDSAPSPGTLVSSENEEQGQSQILENSASFPADTQQVESSEVINSELVGEIPDPGIGRGSGNALDIENQREESAQEQEKGKQEDLKTTLGEMSTKPCQESAPPQISEAEQESSADPSKQSGSPTKAEPEAGLTGLGEQGGGAASGPLSGSDDPGSHHEKCLVDAPEGSDPSAGQDVEKELANQEVAEPREAPVQSTEAGGENKEEEEDEGRNLREVKPIELEVQTSPCSPKAESSPQEVTDPRVEDAESEPLDVKDPNEENDQQGEALDLSQKKTKSKKKKNKKKKSPAPAEIKDVQKELTFQNPDLSEVKEEQGKITNEEPVVNAQNEVSKTPKQNSVAEGSENSDGPENPEVELDGKLNQDDAAVNTKADGDTLDFEDNMIQSSGTNKELDECAVKDEAEEDGRAPSGPPGPENIEVPSSALLEDGSPAKDTNDASQTEGTEGHVMPESLDQTVREFSDSVHLENDGLAAADEAGDFNSESKEEKTGGTGKGRNKEDCTMS